Below is a window of Candidatus Equadaptatus faecalis DNA.
TTGCCGCCTTTGACTGCAACGTGTCTGCCGTCGATTTTAACTTCAACGCCGCTGGGAAGTGCTATCGGTTTGCGTCCTATTCTTGACATCTGGGCACCTCCGCTACCACACGAAGCATACGACTTCACCGCCGAGTCCGCGTTTGCGGGCTTCAGCGTCGGTCATAAGTCCGGCTGACGTTGAAATCATGGCTATTCCGAGTCCGCCCATAACTTTCGGGAGGTCTTCCTTACCGACATAGATGCGGCGTCCGGGTTTGCTTATACGGCGAAGTCCCTGGATAACGCGTTCTTTTGCCGGACCGTAGTTCATGGTAACTCTGAGAAGCGCCATTTTCTGTTTAGGGTCGTTTACTGTCTTGTAAGTGCGGATGTAGCCTTCTTCTTTGAGGATGCGTGCAACCTCAAGACGCATTTTGCTGAGCGGCATGTCGACTGTTTCAAGATAGACGACGTTTGCGTTTCTGATGCGTGTAAGCATATCCGCGACAGGATCTGTAATATACATTCAGTATCCTCCTTGCACGTGCCTACCAGCTTGACTTGACGACGCCGGGGATTTTTCCCTCGCGTGCAAGTTTTCTGAAACAGCAGCGGCACATATCGAATTTCCGCATGTATCCGTGGATACGTCCGCAGAGCGGGCAGCGGTTGTGTTTTCTTACTTTGAACTTAGGTTCAAGCTTTGATTTGTTGATAAGACTTTTTCTTGCCATGGTGTGCGCTCCTTCTTAGTGGGCGAACGGCATGCCGAGCTCTTTAAGGAGAGCCTGAGCTTCTTCGTCCGCTTTCGCCGTCGTAACAAACGAAATATTCATTCCGCGCTGACGAATGACTTTGTCAAAGTCTATTTCAGGGAAAAGAAGCTGTTCTTTCAGACCAAGGTTATAGTTGCCTCTGCCGTCAAAACCTTTCTTTGAAACACCCTGGAAGTCTTTGATACGCGGAAGTGCTATGTTGATAAGACGATCAAGGAATTCCCACATTTTGGCGCCTCTGAGCGTAACGCAGCAGCCGACAGGCTGTCCTTCGCGAAGCTTAAAGCCTGCGATGGATTTTTTGGCGCGTTTGAGCATAGGCTTCTGGCCCGTGATTATTGTCAGCTCGTTAATGGAGGCATCCATGTATTTCGTATCAAGCTTTGCCTCATTGACGCCGATGTTGATGACAATTTTCTCCATACGCGGAATCTGCATCACGTTTTTGAATTCAAACTGTTCCTTGAGGCGGGGAGCGACTTCTTCAGTATATTTTGTTAAAAGACGCGGAGTCATTCTCTATCCCCTCCTATATCTTATCGATAATCTCGCCGCATTTTTTACAAACGCGGACTTTGTCGCCGTTGTCGAGATACGCATGGGCAATGCGCGTAGCTTTGCCGCATGACGGGCAGACAAGCATTACCTTGCAGGCGCGGACAGCTGCTTCTTTTTTGATGAGTCCGCCGCGCGGGTCTTTCTGACTCGGACGAACGCTTTTTGTGACCATGTTAATGTTTTCGATAATAAGCGTATCTTTCTCTACATTTCTGCGGAGGACTTTGCCTTCTTTTCCGGCGTCCTTGCCGGAAATAACTTTGACACGGTCATCTTTTCTGATTCCCATTCTGGACATGACCCTTACCTCCTACACAACTTCAGGCGCAAGCGATACGATGCGCATGTATTTCTTTTCACGGAGTTCCCTTGCTACGGGACCAAAAATACGCGTTCCTTTCGGATCTCCGTTGGCATCGATCACGACTGCCGCGTTGTCGTCAAAACGTACGTAGGAACCGTCTTTGCGGCGGATTTCTTTTTTCGTTCTGACGATAACGGCTTTGACTACGTCGCCTTTTTTGATTGAGCCGTTCGGAGTTGCCTCGCGTACGGCTGCCACTATGACGTCACCGATTGTTCCGACTTTGCGGAAACTGCCGCCTTTAACCTGGATGCAGAGGAGCTTTCTTGCACCGCTGTTATCGGCTACGTTAAGTACTGTACGCAGCTGTATCATGCTTTACTCCTCCTCACCGCCAAGGATAGGCGCTTTTTCGATAATCTTTGTGACTTCCCAGTGTTTTCTTGCGCTGAGAGGACGTGTTTCTTCGATCTGAACTCTGTCGCCTATGCGGCATTCATTGTTCTCGTCGTGAGCCATAAACTTTTTGGACCGGAGAACCGGTTTACCGTAGAGTTCGTGTTTGGCCATGCGGTCAACGCGGACGACGATGGATTTTTCCATCTTGTCGCTGACGACTATGCCTACGCGAGCCTTGCGATATTTGACTTCTTCTGCCATAGCCGGTTACCTCCTTGCTTCCATTTCTTTTTCCGTGATGATTGTAAGCACACGGGCAATGGATTTCTTGACTTCTTTAATACGTCCTACGTTGCTCAGCTGTCCGATTGCATTCTGGAAACGGAGGTTGAACAACTCCTGTTTGAACTGTTTGTTTTTGTCTTTCAGCTCAGATATGCTGAGATCTCGTAATTCTTTGGGATCCATATCTATTCACCTGCTCCCTCTCGGGTAATCAATTTGACCTTGATCGGCAGCTTGAAGGCGGCTGTGCGGAACGCTTCTTCAGCGATTTCCAGAGGTACTCCGGCGATTTCGAACATTACACGGCCGCGTTTGACTGCTGCTGTCCAATATTCGACGTTACCTTTACCTTTTCCCATTCGTGTTTCAAGCGGCTTCTGCGTGACAGGGCGGTCAGGGAAAATTCTTATCCAGATTTTACCGCCTTTCTTCATTTTACGGCTGAGCGCGACACGGACTGCCTCTATCTGGCGGGCTGTGATCCATCCGTTTTCGCAGGCCTGAAGACCGAAGTCACCAAAGTCAACCTTGTTTGCTCCTTTGGCATAACCACGGAGCGGCGTCAGATGAGGCTTGCGGAACTTAACTCTCGTCGGCTGTAACATGCGCGGTTATCCCCTTTCTTTCGGAGCTTTGACAGCTTCAACCTCTATGGGTTTGCGCTGCATTACTTCACCTTTGTAAATCCAAGTTTTGATACCGATAATTCCGTAGACTGTGCGTGCTTCTGCGAAACCATAGTCAATGTCCGCTCTGAGTGTTGAAAGCGGGAGCTGACCTTCAAGGTACCATTCCGTACGTGCGATTTCAGCACCGCCGAGGCGGCCTGCGCACTGGACTTTAATTCCTTTTGCGCCTGATTTCATGGCACGGAATATTGACTGTTTCATTGCGCGTCTGAAGCTTATACGACGCTCGAGTGATGAAGCAACGCCTTCGGCAACAACCTGTGCCTCTATATCAGGGTTCTTCATTTCCTGAATGTTGATCATGACCCGGTTTCCGGTCTTTTTCTGCAGTTCTTCGCGAACTATCTGAATTTCTGCACCATGTTTGCCGATTACGACACCAGGCCGGGCGGTCGAAACTGTAAAACGCATTACGTTTCCGATACGCTCGATATCCACGCGGCTGACTCCTGCTGCTGCCCAGCGTTTTTTGATCCATTCTCTGAGCTCGAGGTCCTCGTGGAGGAATTTGGCATATTTTTTCTTATCGGCGAACCAGCGTGATTCCCAGTCGTAGATAACGCCAAGTCTGTAACCTACCGGGTGAACTTTCTGACCCACTAGTCACCCCTCCTTATTTCTCAGCAACTGTCACCGTGATGTGACAGGTGTGATGTCTGTACGTATGAGCGCGTCCCTGTGCAACAGGGCGGAAGCGCTTCATGTATGTTCCCTGATCTGCCGTTATTTCTTTGACATAGAGTTTATCGATGTCAAGTCCGAAATTGTGTTCTGCATTGGCAACTGCGCTTTTGAGAACTTTTTCGGCAAAACGTGCGCCTTTGTTGGGTGTGAACTTAAGTATCGTGAGGGCATCTGCCGCTTTTTTGCCTCTTACGAGGGCGATAACGCGGCGAACCTTCGTTGCGGGAACTCTAAGTCCAACTGCTTTTGCTTTCGCGTCCATTGTCGTTCCTCCTTATGCCTATTTCACTTTGGAGGAACGTTCCTGTCCGGCGTGTCCGCCGAACTTACGCGTAGGTGCAAATTCCCCAAGTTTGTGACCGATCATGTTGTCGCTGACATAAACAGGAACGTGGATGCGTCCGTTATGAATTGCGATTGTATGTCCGACCATTTCAGGCGTTATGCTTGAACTGCGGGCCCAGCTTTTGATAACTGTCTTCTTGCCCGATTCGTTCATGTCTTCAACCCTGCGAAGAAGTTTCGCATCTACATAGGGTCCTTTTTTAATTGAACGAGACATTTATAATTTCCTCCCTACAAGCCGTGATTACTTCTTGCGACGGCGGACGATAAATTTGTCCGAAGCTTTGCGCTTGCGCGTACGGTAACCCTTGGCAGGCGTACCCCACGGTGAAACAGGGTGCTTGTGAGATTTACTCTTGCCTTCACCACCGCCCATCGGGTGGTCAACCGGGTTCTGAATCATACCGCGGATATGGGGTCTGATTCCGAGCCAGCGGGTTCTTCCTGCTTTGCCTGACACAACGTTTTCATGCTCTTCGTTGCCGATTTGGCCGACTGTCGCCATGCATTCGAGAAGGACAAGACGGAGTTCTCCGCTCGGCATACGAACGTATGCGTATTTTCCTTCTTTTGCCATGAGCTGTGCCGACGTACCGGCTGAACGTGCAAGCACCCCGCCGCGTCCCGGTTCAAGTTCGATGTTGTGAATAACGGTACCGACGGGAATTGCTTTCAGTTTGAGAGCATTGCCCGGACGGATGTCGGAATCGTCTCCGGCATATATTTTGTCGCCGACGCCAAGACCTACCGGCGCAAGAATGTAACGTTTTTCACCATCGAGGTAGGAAACAAGTGCGATACGGGCTGAACGGTTCGGATCGTATTCGATTGAAACGATTGTTCCCGGTACTCCGGTTTTGTCGCGCTTGAAGTCGATAATGCGATATTTTACTCTGCCGTGTCCGCCAAGGTGGCGTGATGTTACGCGTCCGTTGCTGTTACGGCCTCCAGACTGTTTCAGTGCCGTGACAAGGCTGCGTTCCGGCTTTGCCTTTGTAACTTCTGAATAATCAGGCAGAGCCATCTGGCGACGGGCGGGTGTAGTGGGTTTAAATTTCTTGATTCCCATTGTTTATTCCCCTTTCCTACGCGCTTGCGCCTTCAAAGAATGCAATCTTTTCGCCTTCTGCAAGCGTTACGATTGCTTTCTTCCAAGAACGTGAACGGCCCATAAAAGCACCCATGCGTTTCGGTTTCGAACGAACCTGAATCGTGTTCACTCTTACAACCTTGACGTTGAAAACTTCTTCGACGGCCTTGCGGATTTCTATCTTGTTGGCTTTGGGAAGAACTTCAAACGTGTACTGTCCGAGTTCCATAAGCGCGCTCGTTCTTTCTGTGATAATCGGACGAACGATGATATCGTATGCTGCTGCGTTCATTAGCCGAACACCTCCTCGAGCTTCTTAACCGCTTCAGGTGTCGCGATAAGCTGCTCATGATTAAGAAGGTCATAGACGTTGATACTGTCAACATGAAGAACCTGTGCGCCCGGAATGTTCGCTGCTGATCTTGATGCCGCAATGTTCGTTTCGTGTGTTACGAAGAGCGGTTTTCTCTCGGCGTTTACGGCTGCGAGGAAAGCGACCATTGTCTTTGTCTTCGGTGCTTCAACGTCGAATTTTTCAAGAACAAGCATTTTTTCTTCCTGAACTTTCAGCGTAAGTGCGCTGCAAAGTGCAAGACGGCGAACTTTCTTGTTGACCTTCTGATGATAATCTCTCGGATGCGGTCCGTGCGCAACTCCGCCGCCGACCCAGATCGGTGAACGGTTGCTTCCGGAACGCGCATGTCCGGTGTGTTTCTGTCTCCAAGGTTTCTTTCCGCCGCCGCGGACATCTCCGCGATCTTTGGTATTGTGCGTACCCTGACGGCAGTTGGCAAGATGTGCGACTACAACCTGGTGCATTGCAGGAACGTGTACGGGGGCACCGAAGACTGCATCAGACAGTGTATAATCGCCGATTACTTCGCCTTTGAAGTTCACTTCTTTTACTACAGGCATTAGTCTTCTCCTCCTTACTTGTCTGCTTTACGGAGCATTACAAGTCCGTCTTTTGCGCCAGGAACCGATCCTTTAACAAGGATAAGGTTGTTTTCTTCATCAATTGAGAAAACCTTGAGGTTCTTTGTCGTGACGCGTTCAGCTCCCATGTGTCCTGCCATTCTGCGGCCTTTGGGAACACGTCCCGGGTAGCTGCTGCAACCTATGGAACCAGGGTGGCGGTGCGTGACCGACTGCCCGTGGCTCTGCGGAATTCCGCCGAAGCCGTGGCGTTTCATTACGCCCTGATATCCTTTTCCTTTGCTGACGCCAGTGGCGTCAACAACTTCGCCATTTTGGAACAGAGAAACGGTGATTTCCTGTCCCACCTGGTAGTCCGCGCTGTTGTCAACACGGAACTCCCTCAGCCAGCGCTTGGGTGCTACGTTCTGTTTCTCGAAGCTTCCTTTCGCAGGTTTTGAAACCTTTGAATCTTTCACTTCGCCGAAACCGAGCTGCACTGCGCTGTAGCCGTTCTTTTCAGGTGTCCGGATTTCAACGACTGAGCAAGGACCTGCTTCGATAACCGTTACAGGTACCGCCTTGCCT
It encodes the following:
- the rpsH gene encoding 30S ribosomal protein S8; its protein translation is MYITDPVADMLTRIRNANVVYLETVDMPLSKMRLEVARILKEEGYIRTYKTVNDPKQKMALLRVTMNYGPAKERVIQGLRRISKPGRRIYVGKEDLPKVMGGLGIAMISTSAGLMTDAEARKRGLGGEVVCFVW
- a CDS encoding type Z 30S ribosomal protein S14, which encodes MARKSLINKSKLEPKFKVRKHNRCPLCGRIHGYMRKFDMCRCCFRKLAREGKIPGVVKSSW
- the rplE gene encoding 50S ribosomal protein L5, which encodes MTPRLLTKYTEEVAPRLKEQFEFKNVMQIPRMEKIVINIGVNEAKLDTKYMDASINELTIITGQKPMLKRAKKSIAGFKLREGQPVGCCVTLRGAKMWEFLDRLINIALPRIKDFQGVSKKGFDGRGNYNLGLKEQLLFPEIDFDKVIRQRGMNISFVTTAKADEEAQALLKELGMPFAH
- the rplX gene encoding 50S ribosomal protein L24; translation: MSRMGIRKDDRVKVISGKDAGKEGKVLRRNVEKDTLIIENINMVTKSVRPSQKDPRGGLIKKEAAVRACKVMLVCPSCGKATRIAHAYLDNGDKVRVCKKCGEIIDKI
- the rplN gene encoding 50S ribosomal protein L14 produces the protein MIQLRTVLNVADNSGARKLLCIQVKGGSFRKVGTIGDVIVAAVREATPNGSIKKGDVVKAVIVRTKKEIRRKDGSYVRFDDNAAVVIDANGDPKGTRIFGPVARELREKKYMRIVSLAPEVV
- the rpsQ gene encoding 30S ribosomal protein S17 encodes the protein MAEEVKYRKARVGIVVSDKMEKSIVVRVDRMAKHELYGKPVLRSKKFMAHDENNECRIGDRVQIEETRPLSARKHWEVTKIIEKAPILGGEEE
- the rpmC gene encoding 50S ribosomal protein L29, encoding MDPKELRDLSISELKDKNKQFKQELFNLRFQNAIGQLSNVGRIKEVKKSIARVLTIITEKEMEARR
- the rplP gene encoding 50S ribosomal protein L16 — translated: MLQPTRVKFRKPHLTPLRGYAKGANKVDFGDFGLQACENGWITARQIEAVRVALSRKMKKGGKIWIRIFPDRPVTQKPLETRMGKGKGNVEYWTAAVKRGRVMFEIAGVPLEIAEEAFRTAAFKLPIKVKLITREGAGE
- the rpsC gene encoding 30S ribosomal protein S3; the protein is MGQKVHPVGYRLGVIYDWESRWFADKKKYAKFLHEDLELREWIKKRWAAAGVSRVDIERIGNVMRFTVSTARPGVVIGKHGAEIQIVREELQKKTGNRVMINIQEMKNPDIEAQVVAEGVASSLERRISFRRAMKQSIFRAMKSGAKGIKVQCAGRLGGAEIARTEWYLEGQLPLSTLRADIDYGFAEARTVYGIIGIKTWIYKGEVMQRKPIEVEAVKAPKERG
- the rplV gene encoding 50S ribosomal protein L22, producing MDAKAKAVGLRVPATKVRRVIALVRGKKAADALTILKFTPNKGARFAEKVLKSAVANAEHNFGLDIDKLYVKEITADQGTYMKRFRPVAQGRAHTYRHHTCHITVTVAEK
- the rpsS gene encoding 30S ribosomal protein S19; translated protein: MSRSIKKGPYVDAKLLRRVEDMNESGKKTVIKSWARSSSITPEMVGHTIAIHNGRIHVPVYVSDNMIGHKLGEFAPTRKFGGHAGQERSSKVK
- the rplB gene encoding 50S ribosomal protein L2 gives rise to the protein MGIKKFKPTTPARRQMALPDYSEVTKAKPERSLVTALKQSGGRNSNGRVTSRHLGGHGRVKYRIIDFKRDKTGVPGTIVSIEYDPNRSARIALVSYLDGEKRYILAPVGLGVGDKIYAGDDSDIRPGNALKLKAIPVGTVIHNIELEPGRGGVLARSAGTSAQLMAKEGKYAYVRMPSGELRLVLLECMATVGQIGNEEHENVVSGKAGRTRWLGIRPHIRGMIQNPVDHPMGGGEGKSKSHKHPVSPWGTPAKGYRTRKRKASDKFIVRRRKK
- the rplW gene encoding 50S ribosomal protein L23; this translates as MNAAAYDIIVRPIITERTSALMELGQYTFEVLPKANKIEIRKAVEEVFNVKVVRVNTIQVRSKPKRMGAFMGRSRSWKKAIVTLAEGEKIAFFEGASA
- the rplD gene encoding 50S ribosomal protein L4 translates to MPVVKEVNFKGEVIGDYTLSDAVFGAPVHVPAMHQVVVAHLANCRQGTHNTKDRGDVRGGGKKPWRQKHTGHARSGSNRSPIWVGGGVAHGPHPRDYHQKVNKKVRRLALCSALTLKVQEEKMLVLEKFDVEAPKTKTMVAFLAAVNAERKPLFVTHETNIAASRSAANIPGAQVLHVDSINVYDLLNHEQLIATPEAVKKLEEVFG
- the rplC gene encoding 50S ribosomal protein L3; amino-acid sequence: MSMGILGRKVGMTQVFDEEGKAVPVTVIEAGPCSVVEIRTPEKNGYSAVQLGFGEVKDSKVSKPAKGSFEKQNVAPKRWLREFRVDNSADYQVGQEITVSLFQNGEVVDATGVSKGKGYQGVMKRHGFGGIPQSHGQSVTHRHPGSIGCSSYPGRVPKGRRMAGHMGAERVTTKNLKVFSIDEENNLILVKGSVPGAKDGLVMLRKADK